In one window of Miscanthus floridulus cultivar M001 chromosome 12, ASM1932011v1, whole genome shotgun sequence DNA:
- the LOC136497236 gene encoding uncharacterized protein isoform X2, which produces MERAVPVRKPHTNTADLLSWSATGPDASASPAASSRPSLKPAAGITPAMFGAPVTEQEAEDLSRSERKFCSGSKLKEMTGSGIFAEKSENGDSEASNPANKTSLRMYQQTVTGISQISFSADGSVSPKKPSSIPEVAKQRELSGTLEDADAKINKQLSEAKTKELSGSDIFGLPPEIPARPLAARNMELQGNVDFSLPQRSVHTSVKVSNPAGGPSNISFSEEPVVKTAKKIHNQKFQELTGNNIFKEDVPASAEKSLSSAKLKEMSGSDIFADGTPAPREYLGGIRKPPGGESSIALI; this is translated from the exons ATGGAGAGGGCGGTACCGGTTCGGAAGCCGCACACCAACACGGCCGACCTTCTCTCCTGGTCGGCCACGGGCCCTGACGCATCTGCCTCGCCGGCGGCGTCCTCCCGCCCCAGCCTCAAG CCGGCGGCGGGGATTACGCCGGCGATGTTCGGCGCGCCAGTCACCGAGCAGGAGGCCGAGGATCTGAGCAGGAG TGAAAGGAAATTTTGCTCTGGCTCAAAGTTGAAAGAAATGACTGGGAGTGGGATTTTCGCTGAGAAGAGTGAAAATGGTGATTCAGAGGCTTCAAATCCTGCTAACAAGACTTCCTTGAGGATGTACCAG CAAACTGTGACTGGAATAAGCCAGATTTCATTTAGCGCCGACGGAAGTGTTTCACCGAAGAAGCCATCGTCGATACCTGAGGTGGCTAAGCAGCGAGAGCTTAGTGGTACCCTGGAAGATGCTGATGCTAAAATCAATAAGCAGCTTTCTGAAGCCAAGACCAAGGAGCTTAGTGGCAGTGACATCTTTGGTCTGCCTCCTGAGATTCCTGCCAGGCCATTGGCTGCTCGTAACATGGAGCTACAAGGAAATGTCGACTTTTCACTTCCCCAGCGAAGCGTCCACACATCAGTTAAAGTATCTAAT CCTGCCGGAGGTCCAAGCAACATCTCATTCAGTGAAGAGCCCGTTGTGAAGACAGCAAAGAAAATCCACAACCAGAAGTTCCAGGAGCTGACAGGTAACAACATCTTCAAGGAGGACGTCCCTGCCTCAGCTGAGAAGTCTCTGAGCTCTGCGAAGCTGAAGGAGATGAGCGGCAGTGACATCTTTGCCGATGGAACGCCAGCTCCCCGAGAATACCTTGGCGGCATCCGCAAGCCCCCTGGTGGCGAGAGCAGCATCGCCCTGATCTGA
- the LOC136497236 gene encoding uncharacterized protein isoform X1: protein MERAVPVRKPHTNTADLLSWSATGPDASASPAASSRPSLKVCCCLLIPALVCCELIVRPFPRYAADLGVMVCEQPAAGITPAMFGAPVTEQEAEDLSRSERKFCSGSKLKEMTGSGIFAEKSENGDSEASNPANKTSLRMYQQTVTGISQISFSADGSVSPKKPSSIPEVAKQRELSGTLEDADAKINKQLSEAKTKELSGSDIFGLPPEIPARPLAARNMELQGNVDFSLPQRSVHTSVKVSNPAGGPSNISFSEEPVVKTAKKIHNQKFQELTGNNIFKEDVPASAEKSLSSAKLKEMSGSDIFADGTPAPREYLGGIRKPPGGESSIALI, encoded by the exons ATGGAGAGGGCGGTACCGGTTCGGAAGCCGCACACCAACACGGCCGACCTTCTCTCCTGGTCGGCCACGGGCCCTGACGCATCTGCCTCGCCGGCGGCGTCCTCCCGCCCCAGCCTCAAGGTTTGTTGTTGCCTATTGATACCCGCGTTGGTGTGTTGTGAATTGATTGTTCGTCCCTTTCCGCGCTATGCGGCTGACTTGGGGGTGATGGTGTGCGAGCAGCCGGCGGCGGGGATTACGCCGGCGATGTTCGGCGCGCCAGTCACCGAGCAGGAGGCCGAGGATCTGAGCAGGAG TGAAAGGAAATTTTGCTCTGGCTCAAAGTTGAAAGAAATGACTGGGAGTGGGATTTTCGCTGAGAAGAGTGAAAATGGTGATTCAGAGGCTTCAAATCCTGCTAACAAGACTTCCTTGAGGATGTACCAG CAAACTGTGACTGGAATAAGCCAGATTTCATTTAGCGCCGACGGAAGTGTTTCACCGAAGAAGCCATCGTCGATACCTGAGGTGGCTAAGCAGCGAGAGCTTAGTGGTACCCTGGAAGATGCTGATGCTAAAATCAATAAGCAGCTTTCTGAAGCCAAGACCAAGGAGCTTAGTGGCAGTGACATCTTTGGTCTGCCTCCTGAGATTCCTGCCAGGCCATTGGCTGCTCGTAACATGGAGCTACAAGGAAATGTCGACTTTTCACTTCCCCAGCGAAGCGTCCACACATCAGTTAAAGTATCTAAT CCTGCCGGAGGTCCAAGCAACATCTCATTCAGTGAAGAGCCCGTTGTGAAGACAGCAAAGAAAATCCACAACCAGAAGTTCCAGGAGCTGACAGGTAACAACATCTTCAAGGAGGACGTCCCTGCCTCAGCTGAGAAGTCTCTGAGCTCTGCGAAGCTGAAGGAGATGAGCGGCAGTGACATCTTTGCCGATGGAACGCCAGCTCCCCGAGAATACCTTGGCGGCATCCGCAAGCCCCCTGGTGGCGAGAGCAGCATCGCCCTGATCTGA